In a genomic window of Oncorhynchus kisutch isolate 150728-3 linkage group LG9, Okis_V2, whole genome shotgun sequence:
- the LOC109864630 gene encoding store-operated calcium entry regulator STIMATE isoform X2 has protein sequence MDIYGYNGVFLVKRLFNNAAFEISNMSDITKTNPQGCDNGALTNRFGVLIQGLLAIVAFSTLMVKRFHEPVGVRRPWRIWFYDTSKQAIGSLFIHFANVFLSNLTEMDPCSLYLMNFLLDATLGMLVIWAGVKVVSRFVEYKQFTLLTFGEYGDPPQAAAWLGQCGAYLLIMVLEKSVVSLVLLIPGWTNLQSVLLDYIPNPQVELVLVMLIVPFIVNSIMFWVVDSLMMRKYKTLKSLVDSCDSSTKVDSTAPWVTGDESRITV, from the exons ATGGACATTTACGGATACAATGGTGTTTTTCTGGTCAAAAGACTATTTAATAATGCAGCTTTTGAGATTTCGAACATGTCAGACATTACGAAGACGAATCCTCAGGGATGCGATAACGGGGCTTTGACAAACAGATTCGGAGTCTTGATTCAAGGGTTGCTGGCCATAGTTGCCTTCAGCACATTGATGG tgaAGAGGTTCCATGAGCCCGTAGGGGTCAGAAGACCATGGAGGATCTG GTTTTATGACACGTCCAAGCAGGCCATTGGCTCTCTCTTCATCCACTTCGCCAATGTGTTCCTCTCCAACCTCACAGAAATGGACCCCTGTTCCCT GTATCTGATGAACTTCCTGCTCGATGCCACGCTAGGCATGCTGGTCATCTGGGCGGGGGTCAAGGTTGTCTCCAGGTTCGTGGAGTACAAGCAGTTCACACTGCTCACCTTTGGAGAATACG GTGACCCTCCCCAGGCTGCAGCATGGCTCGGTCAGTGTGGTGCCTACCTTCTCATCATGGTCCTGGAGAAGAGTGTAGTCAGCTTGGTCCTGCTCATTCCTGGATGGACCAAC CTGCAGTCTGTGTTGCTGGACTACATCCCTAACCCTCAGGTGGAGCTTGTGTTGGTCATGCTCATCGTGCCCTTCATTGTCAAC TCCATCATGTTCTGGGTGGTGGACAGTCTGATGATGAGGAAGTACAAGACTCTGAAGAGCCTGGTCGACTCCTGCGACTCCTCGACCAAGGTCGACTCCACGGCGCCGTGGGTTACCGGCGACGAGTCACGG Atcactgtttga